The following coding sequences lie in one Spirosoma sp. KUDC1026 genomic window:
- a CDS encoding S41 family peptidase, whose amino-acid sequence MKNYFMNSASQFLTGNILKICLVLSAVLLMASACKHAEDEVTPATDATVAENQKVNDWILENMQTYYYWNDKLPANPDKTQAPSDFFDSILYTYDATTNPNGDRFSWIQESAEELESSLSGETTTTGMEYNLYLRASGSTGVIAQVLYVLPNSPAEKAGIKRGDIISKVNGQLLTTDNYASLLFTGTTFTFGFATFNGSSLTDTNQSVSVGATVYQENPVFMDSVYTYGSKKIGYLVYNQFVTGPGGPEDHTYDDQIDAIFSFFKNQGVNELVLDLRYNPGGYTSSSANLASLIGKGISTSSVYFKEEWNSTLTPYLTREYGSGFFVQNFVSKAQSIGANLQRVFVLTTDHTASSSELIINGLKPYMQVITIGTTTHGKNVGSITVTDETGEIKWGIQPIVFKSFNSLGQSDYAAGFAPDIEVEEPAVLQPLGSVQEDLLNEALSQITGSSVNARRAVKSGNQLTLLNSSIQRKAGGGRMIKNLKTLQW is encoded by the coding sequence ATGAAAAACTACTTTATGAACAGCGCAAGCCAGTTTTTAACTGGCAACATCCTGAAAATCTGCTTAGTACTGAGCGCGGTCCTGCTGATGGCATCGGCCTGCAAACACGCCGAAGATGAGGTTACGCCAGCTACGGACGCTACGGTTGCCGAGAATCAGAAAGTGAACGACTGGATTCTGGAAAACATGCAGACCTATTATTACTGGAACGATAAATTGCCGGCCAACCCGGACAAAACCCAGGCCCCATCTGATTTCTTCGACTCGATCCTGTATACCTACGACGCAACGACAAACCCCAACGGCGACCGGTTTTCCTGGATTCAGGAAAGTGCCGAAGAGCTGGAATCCAGTCTGAGTGGCGAAACGACCACGACGGGCATGGAGTACAACCTGTACCTGCGGGCATCGGGATCGACGGGAGTGATCGCGCAGGTGTTGTACGTCCTCCCCAATTCACCGGCCGAAAAAGCGGGTATCAAACGGGGCGACATTATCTCCAAAGTAAACGGGCAACTGCTGACTACAGACAACTACGCCAGCCTGCTGTTTACGGGAACGACTTTTACGTTTGGCTTCGCTACGTTCAACGGGTCATCGCTGACAGACACGAATCAGTCGGTTTCGGTGGGGGCAACGGTTTATCAGGAAAATCCGGTTTTCATGGATTCGGTCTATACCTACGGCAGCAAAAAAATTGGTTACCTGGTCTATAACCAGTTTGTTACCGGCCCCGGTGGACCCGAAGATCATACCTATGATGATCAGATTGACGCGATTTTTAGTTTTTTTAAGAATCAGGGTGTAAACGAGCTGGTGCTGGATCTACGTTATAATCCCGGTGGCTATACGTCGTCGTCGGCTAACCTGGCCAGCCTGATCGGGAAAGGAATCAGTACCAGCAGTGTGTATTTCAAAGAAGAGTGGAACAGCACCCTGACCCCCTACCTGACTCGGGAGTATGGCAGTGGCTTTTTTGTGCAGAACTTCGTCAGTAAAGCACAGAGTATAGGCGCTAATTTGCAACGTGTTTTTGTCCTGACGACGGATCATACAGCTTCGTCCAGCGAACTGATTATTAATGGGTTGAAGCCTTATATGCAAGTAATTACGATCGGCACTACAACCCATGGCAAGAATGTGGGGTCTATAACAGTAACCGACGAAACGGGGGAGATAAAATGGGGCATACAGCCCATTGTTTTCAAGTCGTTTAATAGCCTGGGGCAGTCGGATTACGCGGCCGGATTTGCGCCGGATATAGAAGTAGAAGAACCTGCTGTGCTACAACCGCTGGGCAGTGTGCAGGAAGATTTGCTGAACGAAGCCTTGTCCCAGATCACCGGAAGTTCTGTTAATGCCCGACGGGCGGTTAAATCAGGAAATCAGTTAACTTTGCTGAACTCTTCCATTCAGCGAAAAGCCGGTGGGGGACGTATGATAAAGAATTTAAAAACGTTACAGTGGTAG
- a CDS encoding DUF4270 family protein codes for MRTSWFSGLFVLLAVATLWACQSGDLDVGQSVINPQELDVQSIDTVTIQTSTIAVIESYTTSATTQADTNMLVGNWNDANTGKLTARGFSSLGYPTNSLQGASNLQLDSLVLELGYTYSYGDTSKVFNLAIHQLRQPLDPAVYYTNSSVVAYDEKPLFQRSFLLRPNTGTRRIRFRIPDATAREFYSRLLSGDINSVTSMNEYWKGFALASSTTENLFAAFSAFRASGLRLYYRDVSGVAQTANTLYFPFGTANYSQFLTDRSGTPLASLRTRTDAVSSTQTGQQTYVSRGAGLRTKIVFPYLGQFDRPEAYAGLNGATLELGPIRRTLFDNTTPPAQLLLYESNSQNELLGTVPAGNLGSATPGATYVFDNRGPEFLDSYTFDLTYYIGQVIRRKLPNRPLIVTTNIVNPTRPGDLRAIVQRLSLGSGQRTTDRMRLRLYITSGI; via the coding sequence ATGCGCACATCGTGGTTTTCGGGGCTATTTGTCCTGCTGGCCGTCGCTACGTTATGGGCCTGTCAGTCGGGAGATCTTGATGTTGGCCAATCGGTTATCAATCCGCAGGAACTGGATGTTCAGTCTATTGATACCGTAACTATACAGACTTCGACCATTGCTGTTATTGAGTCATACACGACCTCGGCTACGACCCAGGCGGACACAAACATGCTGGTAGGGAACTGGAACGATGCTAATACCGGCAAGCTGACTGCTCGTGGTTTTTCGTCACTAGGCTACCCAACTAACTCGCTGCAGGGAGCGTCTAATCTGCAACTTGATTCACTGGTTCTGGAGTTAGGCTATACCTACTCGTATGGCGACACGTCCAAGGTTTTTAATCTGGCTATCCATCAGTTGCGGCAACCGCTGGATCCAGCAGTTTATTATACGAATAGTAGTGTGGTTGCTTACGACGAGAAGCCACTGTTTCAACGGTCATTTCTATTACGTCCTAATACGGGAACACGCCGGATTCGATTCCGCATACCAGATGCGACAGCTCGGGAATTCTATTCCCGTCTGCTGAGTGGTGACATTAACAGCGTGACCAGCATGAATGAGTACTGGAAAGGATTTGCCCTTGCCAGTTCGACTACTGAAAACCTGTTTGCTGCCTTTTCGGCGTTTCGGGCATCTGGCCTCCGGTTGTATTATCGGGACGTAAGTGGCGTTGCGCAAACGGCTAATACGCTGTATTTTCCGTTTGGTACAGCCAACTATAGTCAGTTCCTAACCGATCGTAGTGGTACGCCCCTTGCTTCCTTACGAACCAGAACCGACGCCGTGAGCAGTACGCAAACCGGCCAACAAACGTATGTCTCGCGGGGGGCAGGACTGAGAACGAAAATTGTGTTTCCTTACCTTGGACAGTTCGACCGCCCCGAAGCCTACGCGGGCTTGAACGGAGCTACGTTAGAACTTGGCCCTATTCGCCGTACGTTGTTTGACAATACGACCCCACCGGCCCAGCTTCTTTTGTATGAAAGTAATAGCCAGAACGAATTACTAGGGACTGTTCCTGCTGGTAATCTTGGTAGTGCCACGCCCGGAGCTACTTACGTCTTCGATAATAGAGGCCCCGAATTTCTTGATTCATACACCTTTGATCTGACTTATTACATTGGTCAGGTTATTCGGCGCAAGCTGCCAAACCGCCCGCTGATCGTAACAACCAATATTGTAAATCCAACCCGGCCCGGTGACCTGCGGGCGATAGTGCAGCGCCTGAGCCTGGGATCGGGACAGCGGACGACCGATCGGATGCGGCTACGACTATACATTACGTCGGGCATTTAA
- a CDS encoding DUF5618 family protein → MNTVQEAKRYLDNAREILRDKAHKEDGYYQDSKYVKMAGHTAYVGVLVALDELLGKKGKGRKDVDWYKQNLAKQDKKILNAFLTAYQVLHLDMAYDGAKSAKLAATGLEEAETIIDWVEQRTVTA, encoded by the coding sequence ATGAACACCGTACAGGAAGCAAAGCGATACCTCGACAATGCCCGGGAAATTCTGCGGGACAAAGCCCATAAAGAAGACGGCTATTATCAGGACAGTAAATATGTCAAAATGGCTGGACATACCGCTTACGTTGGTGTGCTGGTAGCGTTGGATGAATTACTGGGTAAAAAGGGAAAAGGCCGAAAAGACGTTGACTGGTACAAGCAAAACCTGGCGAAGCAGGATAAGAAAATACTGAATGCTTTTTTGACCGCTTACCAGGTGTTGCATCTGGACATGGCTTACGACGGAGCAAAAAGTGCAAAGCTGGCTGCAACAGGTTTGGAGGAAGCCGAAACAATTATCGACTGGGTCGAACAACGTACCGTAACGGCCTGA
- a CDS encoding gluconate 2-dehydrogenase subunit 3 family protein — MERRSALKTMAGAVGGLISLPAWATGWTPETVSLSRQFFSPQQEAVLAALTETIIPKTDTPGARELNVYQFIQKVVADCYDKASQTKFQKGLDTADELAKKSFGKSFSEGEPAQQAAVLTQMSQSGDPDLKAFYSMVKGLTIKGYLNSEYVMTNLTNFQFMPGHYYGCVPVPAKTGTKSD; from the coding sequence GTGGAACGACGTAGTGCGCTCAAAACGATGGCGGGCGCCGTTGGTGGTCTGATCAGCCTGCCCGCCTGGGCAACGGGCTGGACTCCTGAAACGGTATCGCTTAGCCGACAATTCTTTTCTCCCCAGCAGGAAGCCGTTCTTGCCGCCTTGACCGAGACCATTATCCCAAAGACGGATACGCCCGGCGCCAGAGAACTGAACGTCTATCAGTTCATCCAGAAAGTTGTTGCCGACTGCTACGATAAGGCATCGCAGACCAAGTTTCAGAAAGGGCTGGACACCGCCGACGAACTGGCGAAGAAATCATTCGGCAAATCGTTCAGCGAGGGCGAACCAGCGCAGCAGGCGGCCGTTCTTACTCAGATGTCGCAGTCCGGCGATCCTGATTTGAAAGCGTTTTATTCGATGGTGAAGGGACTGACGATCAAAGGGTACCTGAACTCTGAATACGTAATGACCAACCTGACGAATTTCCAGTTTATGCCCGGTCATTATTACGGCTGCGTTCCTGTCCCGGCCAAAACCGGCACTAAATCTGACTAA
- a CDS encoding gliding motility-associated C-terminal domain-containing protein — MRLFTFQLISIVLLVSKVAWATHQVGGQLEMRPVNGATGRYRFIVTNYLESGARADRQGGGLVGIFRKRDNVQMTNFRVAETGTRQSVIFANAVCAAQGNLNFIVATFEAEVQLNPTTYNDPMGYYVSYQTGNRNGGLVNIISPLQIGFTFYLEFPALSRNGSVVVNSSPHFGTINGEYLCLGEPFTFAFNGVDPDGDELRYSMVTPLDRRSTNQNGVSPGPYPEVPWVSNYSNTASMSGNPNLTVNVQTGQLSVTPDKLGLFVFAVKVEEYRSGVKIGEVRRDFQFLVVECPPTIPPAPVIQLQDQPVTMMNKTLCLGESTLLRATLDTGWNYQWQRDGINITNATSATLVVQDAGEYTVAASLKAACSKTGKSQSISVRVAGAPVSLKTNGHLCATTGTMSLKVSGGTGGVGLTYQWFRNNQSMNSSAALDSILTTQDGKYYALITDPAVNCTLHTDTITLTRSVAVVASLSSATGQSRICPQEALALQSGGGVSYVWRQNGQPNPATTGNQFQATTAGSYVVTAVDIFGCEGTSSPLTLTMVPAISVQLDSIKPMCGVDAPVYNLVGSPAGGEFAGAGVSGMIFSPKQAGIGNHALTYAVKAAPECQAQVKTRMAVVAPIPTIQFDESIMTVYRGKTFPLAPGLTGNPTVFSWTPATYLSSPSVADPVVTDIENGITYKLDVSNDAGCQASDTIRVIVVERIWLPSAFSPNGDGKNDVWELTGIEAFPDAIVTIFNRWGEVIYQSDKGYTQPFDGKYNGTVLPEGVYPYWVRTIPDKPPLSGKLVLVR, encoded by the coding sequence ATGCGGCTTTTTACGTTTCAGTTGATAAGTATCGTATTGCTAGTAAGTAAGGTTGCCTGGGCGACGCACCAGGTGGGAGGCCAACTCGAAATGCGGCCCGTAAATGGTGCTACGGGCCGCTACCGATTTATTGTGACGAACTACCTCGAAAGTGGAGCCCGGGCCGATCGGCAGGGTGGGGGGCTGGTAGGAATCTTTCGCAAGCGGGACAACGTGCAGATGACTAACTTTCGGGTAGCTGAAACCGGCACCAGGCAGTCGGTCATCTTCGCCAATGCGGTTTGTGCTGCGCAGGGTAACCTGAATTTCATTGTGGCTACGTTCGAGGCCGAAGTGCAGCTCAATCCGACCACGTACAACGATCCGATGGGTTACTACGTATCGTACCAGACTGGCAACCGAAACGGTGGTCTCGTCAATATTATCAGCCCGTTACAAATAGGTTTTACATTCTATCTGGAATTTCCGGCTCTTTCCCGGAATGGTTCGGTTGTCGTTAATTCATCTCCGCATTTTGGAACCATTAACGGTGAGTATCTATGCTTGGGCGAGCCGTTTACGTTTGCTTTTAATGGGGTTGACCCTGACGGCGATGAACTGCGTTACTCAATGGTTACGCCACTGGACCGCCGTAGCACAAATCAAAACGGTGTTTCGCCGGGGCCGTATCCCGAAGTTCCCTGGGTGTCCAACTACAGTAATACGGCGTCTATGTCGGGGAATCCGAACCTGACCGTGAACGTGCAAACGGGGCAGCTATCGGTAACGCCGGATAAACTGGGTCTGTTTGTATTCGCTGTCAAAGTAGAAGAGTACCGAAGCGGAGTGAAGATCGGCGAGGTTCGTCGCGACTTTCAGTTCCTGGTTGTCGAATGCCCACCAACGATTCCACCCGCTCCCGTCATTCAACTTCAGGACCAGCCCGTGACGATGATGAACAAAACCCTGTGTTTGGGTGAGTCGACCCTGCTGCGGGCGACGCTGGATACGGGCTGGAATTACCAGTGGCAGCGCGACGGTATCAACATTACAAATGCGACCAGCGCGACGCTGGTTGTTCAGGACGCAGGCGAATATACCGTAGCGGCTTCGCTGAAAGCCGCCTGTAGCAAGACCGGAAAGTCGCAAAGTATTTCAGTTCGGGTAGCGGGGGCGCCCGTATCGCTGAAGACCAATGGGCATCTGTGCGCCACAACGGGGACCATGTCGCTCAAAGTATCGGGGGGCACGGGTGGAGTAGGACTGACCTATCAATGGTTTCGGAATAATCAGTCGATGAACAGCAGCGCTGCGCTGGATTCGATACTGACGACGCAGGACGGGAAATACTATGCCCTCATTACGGACCCGGCCGTAAACTGTACTCTGCATACGGATACCATTACGCTGACCCGATCGGTGGCGGTGGTGGCCTCGCTGTCGTCGGCGACGGGCCAGAGCCGAATTTGTCCCCAGGAAGCGCTGGCGCTGCAGAGCGGAGGGGGTGTCAGCTACGTCTGGCGGCAGAACGGACAACCCAATCCGGCAACGACCGGGAATCAGTTCCAGGCGACAACCGCAGGGAGCTACGTTGTTACGGCCGTGGACATCTTCGGCTGCGAAGGAACTTCGTCTCCGCTGACGCTGACGATGGTGCCCGCGATCAGCGTACAGCTCGATTCAATCAAGCCGATGTGTGGCGTCGATGCGCCGGTTTATAACCTGGTTGGTAGTCCGGCGGGCGGTGAGTTTGCGGGCGCTGGCGTATCAGGGATGATATTCAGTCCTAAGCAGGCGGGGATTGGCAATCACGCATTGACCTATGCTGTCAAAGCAGCCCCTGAATGCCAGGCACAGGTGAAAACACGAATGGCCGTTGTGGCTCCTATTCCAACCATTCAGTTTGACGAATCGATCATGACCGTGTATCGCGGAAAAACCTTCCCGCTGGCCCCTGGTCTGACGGGAAATCCGACGGTTTTTAGCTGGACGCCCGCTACCTATCTCTCCAGCCCCAGCGTGGCCGATCCCGTTGTAACAGATATTGAGAATGGAATTACGTACAAACTGGACGTATCAAACGATGCTGGTTGCCAGGCCAGCGATACAATCCGGGTTATCGTGGTCGAGCGAATCTGGCTGCCGAGTGCTTTTTCGCCCAATGGCGACGGCAAGAACGACGTCTGGGAACTGACGGGTATTGAAGCCTTTCCAGATGCGATCGTTACGATCTTTAATCGCTGGGGTGAGGTCATCTATCAGTCCGATAAGGGATATACCCAGCCATTCGACGGAAAGTACAACGGCACAGTACTGCCGGAGGGGGTCTATCCGTATTGGGTGCGGACAATACCCGATAAGCCCCCGCTCAGCGGAAAACTGGTGCTGGTACGGTGA
- a CDS encoding Kelch repeat-containing protein → MIRLFQRPLTGTSSSRTNRQLRINWALGALCVAWTGLLIGCNKSETTSTLGDWKRGSDLEGVARIGGVSFVIGNIAYIGTGVNSNGERLNDFWAYNAERNTWTQPAAMTIGAARAYGVGFAVGTKGYVGTGTNINGDRLNDFYEYDQTANTWKRIADFGGTGRYGAVAFSAANKGYVGCGNDGNYLKDFWSYNPTTAAWTKVASYGGSKRVGAVSFVINNVAYVGTGDNNGTSEGDWWAYDPAQDLWTAKNNFSVSDNATVARSNGVGFAVGNYGYITLGTVTDRIVWQYDPTADKWSSLGVFEGTARQYAIGFAINGKGYVTTGGTSSGARYDDVWIFDPTVAQDTENN, encoded by the coding sequence ATGATTCGTTTGTTTCAACGACCCCTAACCGGGACCTCATCGTCGCGTACTAACCGTCAACTTCGAATAAACTGGGCGCTGGGTGCGCTCTGTGTGGCCTGGACTGGTCTCTTAATCGGCTGTAATAAATCAGAAACGACATCGACCCTTGGTGACTGGAAGCGCGGTTCCGATCTGGAAGGCGTAGCCCGGATTGGTGGTGTAAGTTTCGTTATCGGTAATATCGCGTACATCGGTACGGGTGTCAACAGTAATGGTGAACGGCTGAACGACTTCTGGGCGTACAACGCTGAACGGAATACCTGGACCCAGCCCGCAGCCATGACGATCGGCGCAGCCCGTGCGTATGGTGTGGGTTTTGCCGTCGGTACCAAAGGATACGTTGGCACAGGAACGAACATCAATGGTGATCGTCTGAACGATTTCTATGAATACGACCAGACGGCAAACACCTGGAAACGTATTGCTGATTTTGGCGGCACGGGTCGTTACGGGGCGGTTGCTTTCTCAGCAGCAAATAAAGGCTATGTAGGCTGTGGTAATGACGGAAACTATTTGAAGGATTTCTGGTCGTATAACCCAACTACGGCCGCCTGGACCAAAGTAGCCAGCTACGGTGGTTCGAAACGCGTTGGCGCTGTTAGCTTCGTGATCAACAACGTTGCTTACGTAGGTACTGGAGATAATAACGGAACATCGGAAGGCGATTGGTGGGCCTATGATCCTGCGCAGGATCTGTGGACCGCAAAAAATAATTTCAGCGTTAGCGACAATGCTACCGTAGCGCGTTCTAATGGGGTGGGCTTTGCTGTTGGTAACTACGGCTATATCACTCTGGGTACTGTTACCGACAGAATCGTGTGGCAGTATGACCCAACGGCCGACAAATGGTCGTCTCTCGGCGTGTTTGAAGGAACTGCCCGTCAGTACGCTATTGGCTTTGCTATCAACGGAAAAGGATACGTAACCACGGGCGGAACGAGTTCAGGTGCTCGTTACGACGACGTGTGGATTTTCGATCCGACTGTTGCACAGGACACCGAAAACAACTAG
- a CDS encoding GMC oxidoreductase has protein sequence MSYFNIDAQAQNTYDAIVIGSGISGGWSAKELTGKGLRTLVLERGRDVRHITDYPTTMTQPWEFEHRGQLTHEMKEANPIISRCYAFYEGTHQFFVKDAEHPYVQEKPFDWIRGYQVGGKSLMWARQTQRWSDFDFDGPARDGFAVDWPIRYADLAPWYSYVERFAGITGNKDGLPNLPDGEFLPPHEWNCVEKHFQKEVAKRYKDRHVIMGRAAHITQPQPIHFQQGRAQCQHRTICERGCPFGGYFSSNASTIPWAAKTGKLTLRPNSVVHSIIYDEQKGKATGVRVVDTETKQMKEYYARIIFLNAAALNSNLVLLNSTSRRFPNGLGNDSGTLGKYVAFHNYRAGISAEFDGNLDSTTDGRRPNSPYIPRFRNLYKQETDFLRGYAAGFTAGRATKTNQEGFGADLKNNLLNPTLGGWHVGSHMMGETIPKESSYVALDSNLKDPFGIPQLKINIGYDDNDDKMVKDYQEQMTEMFTAAGFTNIRLRDDHRNPGLDIHEMGGVRMGKDPKTSMLNKWNQLHAVKNVFVTDGASMTSTSTQNPSLTYMAMSARSADYAVKEMKKGLL, from the coding sequence ATGTCTTATTTCAATATAGACGCCCAGGCCCAGAACACCTACGACGCCATCGTGATCGGCTCGGGGATTAGCGGAGGCTGGTCGGCCAAAGAATTAACCGGCAAAGGCCTTCGTACCCTCGTGCTGGAACGGGGCCGCGACGTCCGCCACATTACGGATTATCCCACCACGATGACGCAACCCTGGGAGTTTGAACACCGGGGTCAGCTGACTCACGAGATGAAGGAAGCCAACCCCATCATCAGCCGCTGCTACGCATTTTACGAAGGAACCCACCAGTTTTTCGTGAAAGATGCCGAGCACCCCTACGTGCAGGAAAAACCCTTCGACTGGATTCGCGGCTATCAGGTAGGCGGTAAATCGCTGATGTGGGCCCGACAAACCCAGCGGTGGAGCGACTTTGATTTCGATGGCCCCGCCCGCGATGGTTTTGCCGTGGACTGGCCCATTCGCTACGCTGATCTGGCTCCCTGGTACAGCTACGTTGAGCGGTTTGCGGGTATCACTGGTAATAAAGATGGTCTGCCGAACCTACCCGATGGCGAGTTTCTGCCGCCCCACGAGTGGAACTGCGTCGAAAAACATTTTCAGAAGGAAGTAGCTAAACGCTACAAGGACCGGCACGTGATCATGGGTCGGGCCGCTCATATCACCCAACCCCAGCCGATTCACTTCCAGCAGGGACGAGCGCAGTGCCAGCATCGGACTATCTGCGAGCGGGGCTGCCCCTTCGGCGGTTACTTCAGCAGCAATGCCTCAACGATCCCCTGGGCAGCTAAAACGGGTAAGCTGACGCTGCGGCCGAACTCGGTTGTACATTCGATCATTTACGACGAGCAGAAAGGTAAAGCAACCGGCGTTCGGGTTGTGGATACCGAAACGAAACAAATGAAGGAGTACTACGCCCGCATCATCTTCCTGAACGCGGCCGCGCTGAACTCTAACCTCGTCCTGCTGAACTCAACCTCGCGCCGGTTTCCGAACGGACTGGGTAACGACAGCGGTACACTGGGTAAATACGTTGCCTTCCACAATTACCGGGCGGGTATCTCGGCGGAGTTCGACGGCAACCTCGACTCCACCACTGACGGTCGTCGGCCAAACAGCCCCTACATTCCCCGCTTCCGGAACCTGTATAAACAGGAAACCGATTTCCTGCGCGGTTACGCGGCAGGTTTTACGGCTGGTCGGGCGACCAAAACGAATCAGGAAGGCTTTGGTGCCGATCTGAAAAACAACCTGCTGAACCCAACACTGGGCGGCTGGCACGTCGGTTCGCACATGATGGGCGAAACCATCCCGAAAGAATCAAGCTACGTAGCGCTGGATTCGAATCTGAAAGATCCGTTTGGTATCCCACAGTTAAAGATCAACATTGGCTACGACGATAATGACGACAAGATGGTAAAAGATTACCAGGAGCAGATGACCGAAATGTTCACCGCGGCTGGCTTCACTAATATCCGTCTGCGCGACGACCACCGCAATCCGGGTCTGGATATTCACGAAATGGGCGGTGTCCGAATGGGCAAAGACCCGAAAACGTCAATGCTGAACAAATGGAACCAACTTCACGCGGTGAAGAACGTTTTCGTCACGGACGGCGCCAGCATGACTTCCACCTCGACGCAAAACCCGTCGCTGACATACATGGCCATGAGCGCCCGCTCCGCGGACTACGCCGTCAAAGAGATGAAAAAAGGCTTGCTATAA
- a CDS encoding DUF4907 domain-containing protein: MASERRPRLIRQGLVLTLLGLAIVTVYLLYKGQDRYELEVFRSNTGWGYSVQMNGSPIISQPTIPGIVGNRGFVDEQQARRVGKRVIEKLRQGQIPPTITPAELHQLGVDVP, from the coding sequence ATGGCAAGTGAACGTCGGCCGCGCCTGATTCGACAGGGCCTGGTTTTAACCCTACTGGGGCTGGCGATTGTTACGGTCTACCTGCTCTATAAAGGGCAGGATCGGTATGAACTGGAGGTTTTTCGGTCCAATACGGGCTGGGGCTATTCAGTACAGATGAACGGATCGCCAATAATCAGTCAGCCAACTATTCCGGGTATTGTTGGCAACCGTGGCTTTGTCGATGAGCAGCAGGCCCGGCGGGTTGGTAAACGGGTAATTGAAAAACTCCGGCAGGGGCAGATTCCACCAACCATTACCCCCGCAGAACTACATCAATTGGGCGTCGACGTACCGTAA